From a single Dysidea avara chromosome 14, odDysAvar1.4, whole genome shotgun sequence genomic region:
- the LOC136244544 gene encoding dermatan-sulfate epimerase-like protein yields the protein MIIHLVIIAWLCSLHTVLTGGDTAKRANIVDNENGRIVLDTAAALSHPMLFFDYGDIAGLRRKAETTHKHIAEKVKSMANHVIKHPSWYLPPPYEQFISSWNEKYGNNLCALSFYCLLYPTDTEMLELVHNYIDILVEYPTWMVKGMERDEMPISHTLVGVATAFDFLYPTFTSKQRAKVYNRIRLTTNRMYERFKHVSWGSFHLQNHVLNNCVALLIGALTVLPHYPQNARLWSNMVISHLNRTTYLLDMIVDGSLDEGVTYSTYTTRSLTMFAYLAHRHFGLNYYQNQWWERHFWYLYYTLLPGYKEPLAIADANAIWMYGPESQLVFLDTYVLKNGNGNWLASIISEHREAKGFLFHSSAQKFAAYHTEFIWYNNSISERAPDNTSDLYLFSDWGVVTYGGGKPAGNTFLSFKSAKMHGMAINNAVRYSQVPQYIEGWSSFNAGHEHPDQNSFTFWPRGYPFITESYYSAKFSFLNSVLMFGPSNLPSKSLCFPPYEGQIGECYKWFNYLSNNSAIMSSEVIASFEKDGYVFISGEAALAYRRELKLKSVYRSLLLLTPDVLLIVDHIEMHANHFLKNISAFFQLKFGNLEVDDIESEARLLYNDQDMYITWKSISGGHGVASKHIVNLAQQSFPRAQYLNVTFPVDASTTRMAFVLHNSNPLVGELKIHDNVEDGVKLSVFVDEKLYFISIATSHSEPTKRKKQLGHLGYATLNVDDKFVQFGIDTHNGSSWITHKYKEQNFSDPDLIGMLLIMNVMLLLGLIALQYFTVSLIRVTGKIKWLNKVLIYLKVFLFLCNLFYLCLFARNYFILPDGQHKEPRALPIVFISSLPFGGAQIYGAILNKSSDITDNTSETNYDTLQYIHPCAGRDWSKFIKQLYYDNELSYVPMIISSDSVWNYNMVKETSVKLIYVVTDPKSWIAEVISQHKQYNLVADLIDAFSNVQCDVKWRNLAELQEHLLNLQVTNLTFVVDLLAELWVAEVWQALHELASLNIDYIMVMTEDLLSRPTETTELLFAHIGLPLTIEARNYALQLSRSRNVMSSFNLLLSLKEKVWRKFLTAEQVGIIESRTNFIMKQLKFNN from the coding sequence CGGCACTATCTCATCCAATGTTATTCTTCGACTATGGTGACATAGCAGGGCTAAGGAGGAAAGCTGAAACAACTCATAAACACATTGCTGAGAAAGTAAAGTCTATGGCAAATCATGTGATAAAACACCCATCCTGGTATTTACCTCCACCATATGAACAGTTCATATCAAGCTGGAATGAGAAATATGGCAATAACTTATGTGCTTTGTCCTTTTACTGTTTACTTTATCCAACTGACACAGAGATGTTGGAATTAGTACATAACTACATAGATATTCTTGTGGAGTATCCTACGTGGATGGTAAAGGGAATGGAAAGAGACGAAATGCCCATATCACACACCTTAGTAGGAGTGGCCACTGCATTTGATTTTTTATACCCAACCTTTACTTCTAAGCAACGAGCAAAGGTTTATAACAGGATAAGGTTGACTACTAATAGAATGTACGAACGATTTAAACATGTATCTTGGGGTTCCTTCCACCTTCAGAACCATGTGCTGAACAACTGTGTGGCATTATTAATTGGAGCATTGACAGTGCTACCACATTATCCACAAAATGCTCGTTTGTGGTCCAACATGGTTATCAGTCACCTCAATAGAACAACTTATTTACTAGACATGATAGTGGATGGATCACTAGATGAAGGTGTAACATACTCCACATATACAACTCGGTCACTAACCATGTTTGCTTACCTGGCTCACAGACACTTTGGTTTAAACTACTATCAGAATCAATGGTGGGAACGACATTTTTGGTACTTGTATTACACCCTGTTACCAGGGTATAAGGAACCTTTAGCTATTGCTGATGCTAATGCAATCTGGATGTATGGACCAGAAAGCCAACTAGTATTTTTAGACACCTACGTTTTGAAGAATGGCAATGGAAATTGGCTGGCTTCTATAATCAGTGAGCACCGAGAAGCCAAAGGATTCTTGTTTCATTCTTCAGCTCAGAAATTTGCTGCATATCACACAGAATTTATCTGGTATAACAACAGCATTTCAGAGAGAGCTCCTGATAATACATCTGATCTGTACCTTTTCTCAGACTGGGGAGTTGTGACGTATGGTGGTGGCAAACCTGCCGGGAACACATTTCTATCATTCAAGTCAGCTAAAATGCATGGGATGGCCATAAACAATGCTGTGCGGTACAGTCAAGTGCCTCAATACATTGAAGGGTGGTCATCATTTAATGCAGGCCATGAGCATCCTGATCAAAATTCCTTTACGTTTTGGCCGAGAGGTTATCCATTTATAACTGAATCATATTATAGTGCGAagttttcatttttaaattctgtgCTTATGTTTGGACCATCAAATCTTCCAAGCAAAAGTCTTTGTTTTCCTCCATATGAAGGTCAAATTGGCGAGTGCTATAAATGGTTTAATTATCTCTCCAATAACTCTGCAATAATGTCTAGTGAAGTCATTGCTTCTTTTGAGAAGGATGGTTATGTGTTTATTAGTGGAGAAGCAGCACTAGCTTATCGAAGAGAACTGAAACTGAAGAGTGTCTACCGAAGCCTGTTGCTACTAACACCTGATGTACTTTTGATTGTAGACCATATTGAAATGCACGCAAACCACTTCCTTAAAAATATCAGTGCTTTTTTCCAGTTGAAGTTTGGCAACTTGGAAGTAGATGACATAGAGTCGGAAGCAAGACTGCTGTACAATGATCAAGATATGTATATAACTTGGAAAAGTATCAGTGGAGGTCATGGAGTTGCCAGCAAACATATAGTAAACCTTGCACAGCAGAGTTTTCCTCGGGCACAATATCTTAATGTCACATTCCCTGTTGATGCATCCACTACAAGGATGGCCTTTGTTCTTCATAATTCTAATCCCTTGGTAGGTGAATTGAAAATTCATGATAATGTTGAAGATGGTGTTAAGCTTAGTGTATTTGTTGATGAGAAATTGTACTTTATTTCTATTGCCACTAGCCACAGTGAACCAACCAAGAGAAAAAAGCAGTTAGGACATTTAGGATATGCTACGCTCAATGTTGATGATAAATTTGTTCAGTTTGGCATTGATACACACAATGGTAGTAGTTGGATTACACATAAGTACAAGGAACAGAATTTTTCTGATCCCGATCTAATTGGAATGCTCCTAATTATGAACGTGATGTTACTTCTTGGATTAATAGCACTACAGTATTTCACTGTATCCCTTATTCGTGTAACTGGAAAAATCAAATGGCTCAATAaagttttaatttatttaaaaGTATTCCTATTTCTGTGTAACTTATTTTATTTGTGCCTGTTTGCAAGAAATTATTTTATCCTACCTGATGGCCAACACAAAGAACCCAGAGCTCTGCCAATTGTGTTCATTTCATCACTGCCTTTTGGAGGTGCCCAGATATATGGGGCGATACTAAATAAGAGTTCTGACATTACAGACAACACCAGTGAAACAAATTACGATACACTACAATATATTCATCCTTGTGCTGGCAGAGATTGGTCAAAGTTTATTAAACAACTTTACTACGATAATGAATTGTCATACGTGCCCATGATAATTTCAAGTGATTCTGTTTGGAATTATAATATGGTCAAGGAAACCTCAGTCAAGCTGATTTATGTTGTGACTGATCCTAAATCCTGGATTGCCGAGGTAATCTCTCAACATAAACAATACAACTTAGTTGCTGATTTAATTGATGCATTTAGTAATGTACAGTGTGATGTGAAGTGGAGGAATTTGGCTGAGCTTCAAGAACATTTGCTTAATTTACAAGTAACTAACTTGACATTCGTGGTGGATTTACTGGCTGAGCTGTGGGTTGCTGAAGTGTGGCAAGCACTTCATGAGTTAGCAAGCCTCAATATCGATTATATCATGGTAATGACTGAAGATTTGTTATCAAGGCCTACAGAAACCACTGAGTTGTTGTTTGCACACATTGGACTACCTCTTACTATTGAAGCCAGAAATTATGCACTACAATTGTCTAGAAGTCGTAATGTTATGTCTTCCTTTAATCTGTTGCTGTCTTTGAAGGAGAAGGTTTGGAGGAAATTCTTAACAGCAGAGCAAGTTGGCATCATTGAAAGCAGAACAAATTTTATcatgaaacaattaaaattTAATAACTGA
- the LOC136243911 gene encoding dermatan-sulfate epimerase-like protein, protein MSLRLLLGVYLVLTVIWHDSIGTVLPPEIAQIKIKDPTRGHTFPRLFFNYEDIESLRKKADTSHVRITAQIKAAAKEILKKPEHYLPPSDESRFHASWNERIGNNLCLFALYCLLYPDDKVALTLVHDYMDRLAKYPSWEVRGGERDEMPMSHSIVGLSTAYDFLYHTLTVEQRKLYFERIRKATARHFERFKAASWGKFHLQNHVLNNCVGLLTGALIVNALDKRAELWIKLVTAHLNRSTTLISSIIDGSLDEGVPYSTYTSRSLTMFAFFANRHMNLNYYDNYWFRQYFWYLYGTVLPGYKETVGIGDASKTWFYGPESQLVFLDTFILKNGYANWLAFKIKENHERTGALKSSGSQAWTTIHTEFIWYNEQIPERAPGEDGITKLRIFSDWGVVTYGASAPPGSTFLSFKSSYLHGRAINNAVTYNLQPHLIQGWSSLNPGHEHPDQNSFTFWPRGQPFITEGYYGAKFSFTNNVLMFAPSKKEKLCGPPYEGEIGECYKWLTWMSAEAAGLSADIIAAYEDNGYVFISGEAVSAYSPLLRLRSVYRNVFLVTPDVLLVVDNIEKHKDSEVDRFAAFFQTTAGKLRVESREGQTHPVAILDYNDKEFTAVWDVSNDRPTDVMFKAINFPKANDFQYSSSQFLNISGYLKEPLTRIAYLFYGPGPSVSLPKFVQLNDTGYVVSVTVDSTNYELRVVSQFDNPAKRLNFLGHTGFATVNTDQGETINFGKDTNQPPPVLLDIEELASDMSSTSENNECSQKSVVYLSLLASVVALVCVVLCCHRRIHYYWTTVTVLVVLLLISIGRLELIMASCNANTVVVQVVHRHSSTIDPGSKLPSVFISSLKQAGAEMVGSLFNKTTDFLYLSIPNDVAIKQFSDPNPHIIDPCIWGINDAYDNVYADWYRRLYWEPYQAVEAFNDVTESVISTNALKYMSRKAKDYPEARLALVSTNGFWNLKLSWMQEAFGTSSRIIYTVRDPRSWIAHMISSKQYTDIFNALKIVFSGNPCAVQGTFHPAYLQLKELVIREDFDNPVKVLAHLWHADTSATLEVLAGTNDYLIVKLEDLVMYPENTAEMIFGFVGMPFSTAARHYVLQMTRSNDFKLPFNEQLRPTNLDFWQSVLTSDDIEAIESITLPVMSKLGYNAMSRPSNSL, encoded by the exons ATGAGTTTGAGACTTCTTCTCGGTGTCTATTTGGTTTTAACAGTGATATGGCACGATAGTATTG GCACTGTCCTACCACCAGAGATAGCTCAGATAAAGATAAAGGATCCTACTAGAGGCCACACATTTCCCAGACTGTTTTTCAACTATGAAGACATTGAATCACTTAGGAAGAAGGCAGACACATCACATGTGAGAATTACTGCCCAAATTAAAGCAGCTGCCAAAGAGATTTTGAAGAAACCCGAACACTATCTACCTCCAAGTGACGAGAGTAGATTCCATGCTTCCTGGAATGAAAGAATTGGTAACAATTTGTGCTTATTTGCCCTCTACTGTTTACTGTACCCTGATGACAAAGTGGCACTGACACTAGTCCATGATTATATGGACAGACTTGCCAAATATCCATCCTGGGAAGTACGAGGTGGTGAACGTGATGAGATGCCAATGTCCCATAGTATAGTCGGTCTATCAACTGCCTATGATTTTCTATATCATACCCTGACAGTGGAGCAACGTAAGCTTTACTTTGAGAGAATTAGGAAGGCCACAGCCAGACACTTTGAACGGTTCAAGGCGGCCTCATGGGGAAAATTCCATCTACAGAATCATGTCCTTAATAACTGCGTTGGCTTGTTAACTGGAGCACTAATTGTGAATGCTTTAGATAAAAGAGCAGAACTGTGGATCAAACTTGTCACAGCTCACTTAAACCGTTCAACTACATTAATCAGTTCAATCATTGATGGATCTTTGGATGAGGGTGTGCCCTACTCAACCTACACATCAAGATCTCTAACTATGTTTGCATTCTTTGCCAACAGGCACATGAATTTGAACTACTACGATAACTACTGGTTTCGTCAGTACTTTTGGTATCTCTATGGAACTGTTCTACCTGGATACAAGGAGACGGTGGGAATTGGTGATGCATCTAAGACATGGTTTTATGGGCCAGAAAGCCAATTGGTGTTTCTGGACACCTTCATTCTGAAGAATGGCTATGCTAACTGGCTTGCATTTAAAATTAAGGAGAATCATGAGAGAACTGGCGCCCTAAAATCATCTGGCTCACAGGCGTGGACCACCATACATACAGAGTTCATTTGGTACAATGAGCAGATACCAGAGAGAGCACCTGGAGAAGATGGCATTACAAAATTGAGAATATTTTCTGATTGGGGTGTGGTGACGTATGGAGCAAGTGCACCACCGGGAAGTACATTTCTGTCATTCAAGTCAAGCTATTTGCATGGCAGGGCCATTAACAATGCAGTAACTTACAATCTACAACCACATTTGATACAGGGCTGGAGTTCACTGAATCCAGGCCATGAACATCCGGACCAGAACTCATTCACTTTCTGGCCAAGAGGACAACCATTCATAACCGAAGGATATTATGGTGCAAAGTTTTCATTTACCAACAATGTTCTAATGTTTGCTCCCTCAAAGAAAGAGAAACTATGTGGTCCTCCTTATGAAGGAGAAATCGGTGAGTGTTATAAATGGTTAACGTGGATGTCAGCAGAAGCAGCTGGCTTATCTGCCGATATCATTGCTGCTTATGAAGACAATGGATATGTTTTCATCAGTGGAGAAGCTGTCAGTGCATACTCTCCGCTGCTGCGGCTCAGGAGTGTATACAGAAATGTATTCCTAGTTACCCCTGATGTTCTACTTGTTGTGGATAATATAGAGAAACACAAAGACAGTGAAGTAGACCGCTTTGCTGCCTTTTTTCAGACCACAGCAGGCAAATTACGAGTGGAGTCAAGGGAAGGACAAACTCACCCAGTTGCTATTTTAGATTACAATGATAAGGAGTTTACAGCAGTTTGGGATGTTAGCAATGACAGACCAACGGATGTCATGTTTAAAGCTATCAACTTTCCAAAGGCTAATGATTTCCAGTACTCTTCATCACAGTTTCTAAACATCAGTGGCTACTTGAAAGAGCCATTGACCAGGATTGCGTACTTGTTCTATGGTCCTGGTCCCTCTGTGTCACTGCCCAAATTTGTCCAACTGAATGATACGGGCTACGTAGTCAGTGTGACTGTTGACTCTACAAACTATGAACTCCGTGTTGTGTCACAGTTTGACAACCCTGCTAAACGCCTCAACTTTCTTGGACATACTGGCTTTGCCACAGTTAACACTGATCAAGGAGAAACAATCAACTTCGGTAAAGACACCAACCAACCTCCTCCTGTTTTATTGGATATTGAAGAACTTGCATCTGACATGTCATCCACAAGTGAAAACAATGAATGCAGCCAGAAATCTGTTGTGTATTTATCACTGTTAGCTAGTGTAGTGGCTCTTGTGTGTGTCGTATTGTGCTGCCACCGGAGGATACATTATTATTGGACTACAGTGACAGTCTTAGTTGTGCTGTTGTTGATTAGTATCGGCAGACTGGAGCTGATAATGGCTAGTTGTAATGCTAACACTGTAGTGGTACAGGTTGTCCACCGTCATTCCAGCACCATCGATCCGGGATCTAAACTTCCTTCTGTGTTCATCTCCTctctgaaacaagctggagcagaAATGGTTGGCTCTCTGTTTAACAAAACAACCGACTTTTTGTATCTTTCCATTCCTAATGATGTTGCTATCAAACAGTTTTCAGATCCTAATCCCCACATTATTGATCCGTGCATATGGGGAATTAATGATGCATACGACAATGTGTATGCTGATTGGTATAGAAGACTTTACTGGGAACCATACCAAGCAGTGGAAGCATTTAATGATGTCACCGAAAGTGTAATAAGTACTAATGCATTAAAGTATATGTCTAGGAAAGCTAAGGATTATCCTGAAGCACGGCTGGCATTGGTATCTACGAATGGATTTTGGAACTTGAAGTTGTCTTGGATGCAAGAAGCATTTGGTACTTCTTCTAgaataatttacacagttagaGATCCACGCTCGTGGATAGCACATATGATAAGTAGCAaacaatatacagatattttTAATGCTCTAAAAATAGTATTTTCTGGGAATCCTTGTGCTGTCCAGGGCACTTTTCACCCAGCGTACTTACAACTTAAGGAATTAGTGATTCGAGAAGACTTTGACAACCCAGTGAAAGTGTTGGCCCATCTTTGGCATGCAGACACTTCAGCCACTCTTGAGGTGCTGGCAGGCACTAATGACTACCTCATTGTGAAATTGGAAGATTTAGTGATGTATCCAGAGAACACAGCTGAAATGATTTTTGGCTTTGTTGGGATGCCATTTTCTACGGCAGCAAGACATTATGTCCTACAAATGACTCGAAGCAATGACTTTAAATTACCGTTCAATGAACAGCTTAGACCAACTAATCTCGACTTCTGGCAAAGTGTATTAACAAGTGACGACATTGAAGCTATTGAGTCCATCACCTTACCAGTCATGAGCAAACTAGGTTACAATGCAATGAGCAGGCCAAGTAATTCACTGTAA
- the LOC136243914 gene encoding uncharacterized protein: MAKATKARRRKRPISLSSTDTYTAAEYLTGILRSRTLAYVVAQPPSFLFIVCLLLIVVFLPLLAIYVQNADQIPDLDTMLKWKSFTGSLRKESFCMKHNDAHSNGTTGELQPLPTKHGNITLVTLTAGVEVKVSSHIGSSNQVWYALINGSEIDVQDCVTVRMSIPFMTASCSKGSCQACLEISLPNETKYVNDVQTGNQPSLSCPHYTTNSSTQFKELYLGESSCKEVGRIVEKYRQHGIVLVYLTEKEQATSGRRLYLCAGLALLAAVVFSILSSIMDKPRDSRMGNE, encoded by the exons ATGGCTAAAGCAACTAAAGCTAGGAGAAGAAAAAGACCCATATCACTATCAAGTACAGACACTTACACGGCGGCAGAATATTTAACAGGAATTCTTAGGTCAAGAACACTGGCGTATGTGGTTGCTCAACCTCCTTCGTTTTTATTCATTGTTTGTTTGCTGTTAATCGTTGTGTTTTTGCCATTGCTCGCGATCTACGTTCAGAACGCTGATCAAATTCCCGACCTGGATACAATGCTG AAATGGAAGAGTTTCACTGGGAGCCTGAGGAAGGAATCATTTTGTATGAAGCATAATGATGCACATAGTAACGGTACAACTGGAGAGCTTCAACCATTACCAACCAAACATGGGAACATCACACTTGTCACCTTGACAGCTGGTGTGGAGGTGAAAGTGTCTTCCCACATTGGCAGCTCTAACCAAGTGTGGTATGCTCTCATAAATGGAAGTGAGA TTGATGTTCAAGACTGTGTCACTGTTCGGATGTCTATTCCATTTATGACTG CTTCTTGCTCTAAAGGATCATGTCAGGCTTGTCTTGAAATCAGTCTTCCTAATGAAACCAAATATGTGAATGATGTACAGACAGG GAACCAGCCCTCGTTGAGTTGTCCCCATTACACTACTAACAGTAGTACACAATTTAAGGAATTGTATCTGGGCGAGTCCAGTTGTAAAGAAGTGGGTCGTATTGTAGAGAAGTACCGTCAGCATGGCATTGTACTGGTCTATCTCACAGAG AAGGAACAAGCTACTAGTGGACGCAGACTATACCTGTGTGCTGGTCTGGCACTCCTGGCTGCCGTTGTGTTCAGCATACTTTCCTCAATAATGGACAAACCAAGAGATAGTCGGATGGGAAACGAATGA
- the LOC136243913 gene encoding dermatan-sulfate epimerase-like protein, whose product MWRVEWIALTFLLLFSCLWHYSRTLEADPRQAITYVTDEHEPTYPMLYFSFKDVPALRRKADGAASHVFRPIENAVAEMKAYKSQYLPPTDILKFKSAWNEKYGNNLGVLAMYCLIRPEDDAALELALEYMERLSSFPSWEVTAAANDEMPISHTLVGLATAYDFLYNRLTLDQRERYFKRIRKTTMRNFERFKRAPWGLQHLQNHVLNNCVGILTAALVVRVHDPRANLWVHLITSHLNISMNLLTLIVDGSLDEGVPYSTYTSRSLTMFAFFAKRHMGIDYYSNKWFTQYFWFIYETVLPGFMETVGIADSNPHWFYGPESQLVFIDAFVMKKGHANWLASRIRENRQTAGYLKPPFGQRWTTYHTEFIWYDPSVSELAPDNANETELYLFSDWGVVTYGAHATPGSTFLSFKSGYLHGRAINNALNQHLFNSIIRGWDSLNPGHEHPDQNSFTFSPRGQPFISEGYYGTKFSFKNNVLMFAPSSMAKCFPPYEGQIGECYKWLDWFNPEATMLHGEIIAAYDDNEYVFISGEAVDAYSKRLQLKSVYRAILLITPDVLLVIDHVETLPHSNLDTMAAFFQMSSGSLQVPDKLQPEATLVQDDSESKVMWTTSHDKGTMASSHPVQDQSSPIGTRDSQYLNVTVPLSGHITRVAYVLAGPGPTVTSPLITLDSPTGYMVQVNVDGDIYNLAVSTEHDNLTSRMNFLGHTGFATLTTAVSSMAVYFGYNKFDVSVSNPEPHRTIDVQQLEKDVHTHNTLTILLVLTVVVCCLAGFHLWYGNKTSSRFLALPLLITIAVVSFVLVMLHSVSYLPQLVMVPSTGFHYGNSQFPSVFVSSLKWGGSEIVGQLFYHTDDFVYARIPDDFSIPTMFSRQLVNFCVWNNGSDSDEATMNWFRDRFTKPDLVMEERKSNKLLNTYTSKSYTHRQVAMASTTGDWNLKLPWVQTVIGEGARLIYVVRDPRSWVYHIILNKLYDTVKETVKESLRSSPCLFKKNYAWHFESVRVLVEKMLSDEPVDPVEFLSNLWYADTITTLYGLKEVEDFLVIRIEDVVLNPQHTAEIIFSFVGTPMSTASLHQILQLTRSNFLPETHTDELRDDNLYDWKKGLSNSAIRQIEDISNAAMIALGYERLTSNESFIL is encoded by the exons ATGTGGAGAGTAGAATGGATAGCACTAACATTTCTTTTATTGTTCTCTTGTCTATGGCATTATAGTAGGACTCTAGAGGCGGATCCAAGACAAG CAATCACTTACGTCACGGATGAACATGAGCCGACCTATCCAATGTTGTACTTTAGTTTCAAGGATGTTCCAGCACTGCGGAGAAAAGCAGATGGTGCAGCCAGCCATGTATTCCGACCCATTGAGAATGCAGTAGCCGAAATGAAGGCTTATAAATCTCAATATCTACCTCCTACCGACATTCTTAAATTCAAGTCAGCGTGGAATGAGAAATATGGAAATAATTTGGGCGTTTTAGCCATGTACTGTTTGATCCGCCCAGAAGATGATGCAGCTCTAGAGCTGGCCTTGGAATATATGGAAAGATTGTCCAGTTTTCCTAGCTGGGAGGTGACAGCAGCTGCTAATGATGAGATGCCAATATCACACACTTTAGTTGGGCTTGCTACAGCTTATGATTTTCTCTATAATCGTCTGACACTGGACCAAAGGGAACGCTACTTTAAGCGAATCCGGAAAACAACAATGAGAAATTTTGAACGCTTCAAGCGAGCCCCCTGGGGCCTACAGCACCTGCAGAATCATGTATTGAATAACTGTGTTGGTATCCTGACTGCTGCATTAGTAGTCCGAGTGCATGACCCCAGAGCTAATCTCTGGGTGCACCTCATAACAAGTCATCTTAACATCTCCATGAACCTACTGACACTAATTGTGGATGGGTCTTTGGATGAGGGTGTGCCATATTCAACATACACATCACGCTCACTCACAATGTTTGCTTTCTTTGCCAAGAGACACATGGGAATTGACTATTACTCAAACAAATGGTTCACACAGTATTTCTGGTTTATTTATGAAACAGTTCTACCAGGTTTCATGGAGACTGTTGGAATTGCTGACTCAAATCCACACTGGTTTTATGGACCAGAGAGTCAACTGGTCTTCATTGATGCATTTGTGATGAAGAAAGGACATGCAAACTGGCTAGCTTCAAGGATAAGAGAAAACAGACAAACAGCTGGTTACCTTAAGCCACCATTTGGTCAAAGATGGACGACTTATCATACAGAATTCATTTGGTATGACCCCAGTGTGTCTGAGTTAGCTCCAGACAATGCCAACGAAACTGAACTCTATCTGTTTTCAGATTGGGGAGTTGTGACGTATGGTGCCCATGCTACCCCTGGTAGTACTTTTCTATCATTCAAGTCAGGTTACCTTCATGGTCGGGCCATTAACAATGCTTTAAACCAACACCTGTTTAACAGTATTATACGTGGCTGGGATTCACTTAACCCTGGCCATGAGCATCCTGATCAGAATTCTTTCACATTTTCACCACGTGGACAACCATTTATTTCAGAAGGCTACTATGGAACCAAGTTCTCTTTTAAGAACAATGTCCTTATGTTTGCACCCTCGTCTATGGCAAAGTGTTTTCCACCTTACGAGGGACAGATAGGAGAATGCTACAAGTGGCTGGACTGGTTCAACCCAGAAGCAACAATGTTGCATGGTGAAATTATTGCTGCTTATGATGACAATGAATATGTGTTTATCAGTGGGGAAGCTGTGGATGCCTACTCCAAAAGACTGCAGTTAAAGAGTGTCTACAGAGCCATACTCCTGATCACTCCAGATGTACTACTAGTTATTGATCATGTGGAAACCCTTCCTCATAGTAACCTTGACACAATGGCTGCCTTCTTCCAGATGTCTTCAGGAAGCCTCCAGGTGCCAGATAAGTTACAACCTGAAGCAACACTTGTACAAGATGACAGCGAGTCTAAAGTGATGTGGACAACGTCACACGACAAAGGAACAATGGCTTCCTCTCATCCTGTCCAAGATCAGAGCTCACCAATTGGTACAAGAGACTCCCAGTATTTGAATGTTACTGTACCCCTTAGTGGTCATATTACACGAGTGGCGTATGTTCTGGCTGGACCTGGGCCAACTGTGACATCACCACTGATCACGTTGGACTCCCCTACTGGCTACATGGTTCAAGTGAACGTGGATGGTGACATTTACAACCTGGCTGTATCAACAGAGCATGACAATCTTACCAGCCGTATGAACTTTCTTGGTCACACTGGATTTGCAACACTCACAACTGCGGTCTCTTCTATGGCTGTTTATTTTGGCTACAATAAGTTTGATGTTTCTGTTTCAAATCCAGAGCCTCACAGAACTATAGATGTGCAGCAACTAGAGAAAGATGTTCACACTCACAACACTCTTACCATTCTTTTAGTGTTAACGGTAGTTGTATGTTGTTTGGCAGGATTTCATCTCTGGTATGGCAACAAGACATCAAGTCGTTTTTTGGCATTGCCACTGTTAATCACAATTGCAGTCGTGTCATTTGTTCTAGTGATGCTACACAGTGTGTCTTACCTACCTCAACTTGTAATGGTTCCATCAACAGGATTTCATTATGGCAATTCCCAGTTTCCATCTGTGTTTGTATCTTCACTGAAGTGGGGTGGCTCAGAAATAGTTGGCCAGCTGTTTTATCACACTGATGACTTTGTTTATGCCCGAATCCCTGATGACTTCAGTATCCCTACCATGTTCTCAAGACAGCTTGTCAACTTCTGTGTTTGGAATAATGGATCAGACAGTGATGAAGCAACAATGAACTGGTTCAGAGATCGGTTCACCAAGCCAGATTTGGTGATGGAAGAAAGAAAAAGTAACAAATTACTAAACACATATACTAGTAAGTCATACACCCATCGACAGGTTGCAATGGCCAGCACAACTGGTGACTGGAATTTGAAACTGCCCTGGGTACAGACAGTGATTGGAGAGGGGGCTAGACTGATTTATGTAGTGCGAGATCCTAGGTCATGGGTGTATCACATAATACTTAACAAATTATATGATACAGTGAAGGAAACGGTAAAAGAAAGTCTCCGGTCAAGTCCGTGCTTGTTCAAAAAGAACTATGCGTGGCATTTTGAGTCTGTAAGAGTTCTTGTGGAGAAGATGCTATCAGATGAGCCAGTGGATCCAGTTGAGTTCCTGAGCAACCTGTGGTATGCTGACACTATTACTACATTGTATGGTCTAAAAGAAGTGGAGGATTTCTTGGTGATTAGAATTGAAGATGTAGTGTTGAATCCACAGCATACTGCCGAAATAATATTTTCCTTTGTGGGCACTCCGATGAGTACTGCATCGCTACACCAGATACTACAACTGACAAGGAGCAATTTCTTGCCAGAGACACACACTGATGAACTACGAGACGACAATTTGTATGACTGGAAGAAAGGACTTTCAAACTCAGCCATCAGACAAATTGAAGACATATCAAATGCAGCAATGATAGCTCTGGGCTATGAACGACTCACATCTAACGAATCATTCATTCTATAA